One stretch of Arthrobacter polaris DNA includes these proteins:
- a CDS encoding ParB/RepB/Spo0J family partition protein, with protein MNKIQTLELLDPTTLTVDTNVRKDAALTPSFISSIRELGVLEPVVGHRNEDGRVHVLMGQRRTLGAIEAGRATIPVMVIDSPDEAERIVTQVVENIQRTELGQGDEATAYHQLSLIGISAAAIAKQTGKEKSAVEXALKAKSTETGSDALAAGRTIDQALALAEFEGDTDATEELESVIADEPEYLAHALQKLTDNRDSEREFAELLATLESKGTVIVEEAGNYEDSENIRVAALNRPDGEPLVGHLGRNGSQEWRPIHLTSLCTT; from the coding sequence ATGAACAAGATCCAAACTCTGGAACTGTTGGACCCTACAACTTTGACGGTTGATACCAACGTTCGCAAAGACGCAGCCTTGACCCCNTCGTTCATCTCCAGCATCCGCGAATTGGGTGTGCTTGAGCCGGTAGTAGGGCACCGCAATGAAGACGGGAGGGTCCATGTTCTGATGGGCCAGCGCCGCACGCTCGGTGCTATCGAAGCGGGACGGGCAACCATCCCCGTCATGGTCATCGACAGCCCAGACGAGGCTGAAAGGATCGTCACACAGGTAGTTGAGAACATTCAACGTACCGAACTGGGGCAAGGAGATGAAGCCACGGCCTACCACCAACTCTCATTGATCGGAATCTCTGCTGCAGCTATCGCTAAACAGACCGGCAAGGAAAAGAGCGCTGTAGAAAANGCTCTCAAAGCCAAGTCCACAGAGACCGGCTCAGATGCCCTTGCTGCAGGACGCACCATTGACCAGGCGTTGGCACTAGCGGAATTTGAAGGTGATACCGATGCAACCGAAGAACTGGAATCCGTCATTGCTGACGAGCCTGAATACCTTGCACACGCCCTCCAAAAGCTCACGGACAACAGGGACTCCGAGCGTGAATTCGCCGAGCTCCTTGCCACGCTTGAGTCCAAAGGCACAGTGATCGTCGAGGAAGCAGGAAACTACGAGGACAGTGAGAACATCCGAGTAGCCGCACTCAACCGTCCCGATGGGGAACCTCTTGTGGGACATCTTGGCCGCAACGGGAGCCAAGAGTGGCGCCCCATTCATTTGACTTCGCTATGCACCACCTAG
- a CDS encoding GntR family transcriptional regulator, translating into MFLQVAERVSEDIINGTYSEEDCVPSTNDYSSFYQISPITASKGISILVEQGVLYKKRGIGMFVAPGARNRLRAQRRATFLEQHIIPLLREASLLGIDXGELAEMINQKGLS; encoded by the coding sequence ATATTTCTACAAGTTGCGGAACGAGTATCCGAAGACATCATCAACGGCACCTACTCCGAAGAAGACTGCGTACCCTCCACGAACGACTACTCATCCTTCTATCAAATCAGCCCGATTACCGCATCGAAGGGCATCAGCATCCTCGTTGAACAGGGCGTGCTCTACAAGAAGCGTGGTATCGGAATGTTCGTGGCACCGGGAGCCCGGAATCGATTGAGGGCTCAGCGGCGAGCTACTTTCCTTGAGCAACACATCATCCCACTGCTGCGTGAAGCAAGCCTCCTGGGAATCGACCANGGGGAACTTGCCGAGATGATCAACCAGAAGGGCCTCTCATGA
- a CDS encoding ABC transporter ATP-binding protein: MTNTIDIQQVTRTFDGFTALDNINFSVPQNSIVGLLGRNGAGKTTVMSIMAGQDRPSEGNIEILGHAPFEHAPTLSQIIYVRDNQRYPDDYRLHHVLRIAPEFAPNWSSEVAAELVEGFRIPAKTRLKKLSRGQLSSVAIVLGLASRASVTLLDEPYLGLDVTARSLFHKMLLRDYEEHPRTIVLSTHLIEESSSMFDRVVVLDKGRVVVDDDTDQARDRAFVLSGSTGAIAKLLVDRPVLETRSIGALTSVTALGTIDDEFRQRAVEHGLMLARPSLQELVSAYGADNSESVETKEADRACVKPRVWWRVC, translated from the coding sequence ATGACAAACACCATCGACATCCAACAGGTCACGCGCACTTTTGACGGCTTTACGGCACTCGACAACATCAACTTTTCGGTCCCGCAAAATTCCATCGTGGGGCTACTTGGACGCAATGGAGCGGGCAAGACGACAGTCATGTCGATCATGGCCGGTCAGGATCGGCCATCCGAGGGGAACATTGAAATCCTCGGGCATGCCCCGTTTGAGCATGCTCCGACCTTGTCCCAGATCATTTACGTCCGAGACAACCAGCGATATCCCGATGACTACCGGCTGCACCACGTACTGCGGATCGCCCCGGAATTCGCGCCCAATTGGAGTTCGGAGGTCGCCGCTGAGCTGGTCGAGGGGTTCCGGATACCGGCNAAAACACGCTTGAAGAAGCTCTCCCGCGGGCAGCTGTCCTCGGTCGCGATCGTACTTGGCCTTGCCTCGCGTGCATCTGTCACGCTTCTCGATGAGCCTTATCTCGGTCTGGATGTCACGGCCCGCAGCCTCTTCCACAAAATGCTCCTTCGCGACTACGAAGAACATCCCCGGACCATCGTGCTTTCCACTCACCTCATCGAGGAATCATCATCGATGTTTGACCGTGTCGTAGTCCTGGACAAGGGCCGTGTCGTGGTCGACGACGATACAGACCAAGCCCGCGACCGAGCCTTCGTTCTCAGCGGCAGCACGGGAGCTATCGCGAAACTACTGGTCGACCGCCCCGTACTGGAAACACGATCCATCGGCGCATTGACCTCGGTGACCGCACTGGGAACAATCGATGACGAGTTCCGCCAACGCGCCGTTGAACACGGGCTAATGCTAGCTCGCCCATCGCTGCAGGAACTGGTCTCAGCCTACGGAGCGGACAACTCCGAATCCGTCGAAACGAAAGAAGCTGACCGAGCATGTGTCAAGCCCCGGGTTTGGTGGAGGGTTTGTTAG